In the Arachis ipaensis cultivar K30076 chromosome B10, Araip1.1, whole genome shotgun sequence genome, one interval contains:
- the LOC107623012 gene encoding pentatricopeptide repeat-containing protein At5g27110: protein MDARKLLSLLKASVTSKSLKQGKLIHQKVVTLGLQSDVSFCRNLISLYVSCHLYDFAKHAFDTIENPSEISLWNGLMAGYSKNYMYVEALELFEKFLHYPYLKPDSYTYPSVLKACGGLRRVILGKMIHTCLVKAGLMTDIVVGSSLVGMYAKCNALEYAIKIFEEMPEKDVASWNTVISCYYQNGKFEVALRYFSIMRGFGFEPDSVTITTAISSCARLLDLKRGREIHKELINSGFQLDSFISSALVDMYGKCGDLENAIEVFEQMPKRTVVAWNSLIAGYGLKGDIISCIQHFRRMYNEGIKPTLTTLSSIVMVCSRSARLLEGKFVHGYIIRNNIQPDIFINTSLMDLYFKCGKVGSAEAIFKLIPKTNAVSWNVMISGYMTAGKFFEAYDVFSDMRQAHVEADAITFTSVLAACSQLAALEKGKEVHKLIIESNLEDNEVVMGALLDMYAKCGAVDEAFGIFRILPERDLVSWTSMITAYGSHGRAHEALKLFADMLQWNVKPDRVTFLAILSACSHAGLVDEGCYYFNEMINVYGIMPRVEHYSCLIDLLGRAGRLNEAYEILQRNPSITDDVGLLSTLFSACRLHRNLDLGVKIARMLIDKNPDDPSTYIILSNMYASVQKWDEMRMVRSKMKKLGLKKNPGCSWTEINQKIQPFFSEDNSRWHLESIKKCLWYLTSHMEDESISFIHFDTETQIYY from the coding sequence ATGGATGCAAGAAAACTTCTATCCCTTTTGAAAGCCAGTGTGACTTCCAAGTCACTTAAGCAAGGGAAACTCATCCATCAGAAGGTTGTGACTTTGGGGTTGCAAAGTGATGTTTCCTTTTGCAGGAACCTGATTAGCCTGTatgtttcttgtcatttatatgaTTTTGCAAAGCATGCTTTTGATACCATTGAAAATCCAAGTGAGATTTCTTTGTGGAATGGCCTAATGGCTGGTTACTCTAAGAATTACATGTATGTGGAAGCTCTAGAGCTTTTTGAGAAGTTCTTGCATTACCCTTACCTTAAACCTGATAGTTATACTTACCCGAGTGTTCTCAAGGCTTGTGGCGGGTTGAGAAGAGTCATCTTAGGGAAAATGATTCATACCTGTTTGGTAAAAGCTGGTTTAATGACAGACATTGTAGTTGGAAGCTCTCTTGTCGGTATGTATGCTAAATGCAATGCACTTGAGTATGCTATAAAGATTTTTGAGGAAATGCCTGAAAAGGATGTGGCAAGCTGGAATACAGTGATTTCTTGTTATTACCAAAATGGAAAATTCGAAGTGGCCCTACGTTATTTTAGCATAATGAGAGGATTTGGTTTTGAGCCTGATTCAGTTACAATCACAACAGCTATTTCCTCATGTGCTAGACTTTTGGATTTGAAGAGGGGAAGGGAAATTCACAAGGAGTTAATTAATAGTGGGTTTCAGCTAGATAGTTTCATTAGTTCTGCTCTTGTTGACATGTATGGAAAATGCGGTGACCTAGAAAATGCCATAGAGGTTTTTGAGCAAATGCCCAAAAGGACCGTGGTTGCTTGGAATTCCTTGATTGCAGGATATGGTTTGAAAGGTGACATCATTTCATGTATTCAACATTTTAGGAGGATGTACAATGAGGGAATCAAGCCAACTTTGACTACTTTAAGTAGCATAGTAATGGTTTGTTCACGATCAGCTCGATTACTAGAGGGGAAATTCGTGCATGGATATATAATACGAAACAACATACAACCTGATATTTTTATTAATACCTCCCTAATGGATTTATACTTCAAATGTGGAAAGGTTGGGTCAGCTGAAGCCATCTTTAAGTTAATACCGAAGACAAATGCCGTTTCTTGGAACGTCATGATTTCTGGATATATGACGGCAGGGAAATTTTTTGAAGCCTATGACGTGTTTAGTGACATGAGACAAGCTCATGTAGAAGCAGATGCTATTACTTTTACTAGTGTTTTAGCTGCTTGTTCACAACTAGCAGCTCTAGAAAAGGGTAAAGAGGTTCACAAATTGATTATTGAGAGCAACTTAGAAGACAATGAAGTAGTTATGGGGGCTCTTCTTGATATGTATGCAAAGTGTGGTGCTGTTGATGAAGCATTTGGTATTTTTAGAATTTTACCGGAGAGAGATTTGGTGTCTTGGACTTCGATGATTACAGCTTATGGGTCCCATGGCCGGGCCCATGAAGCTTTAAAACTCTTTGCTGACATGCTTCAGTGGAATGTGAAACCTGACAGAGTTACTTTTCTTGCCATATTATCTGCTTGTAGCCATGCAGGGTTGGTGGATGAAGGATGCTATTATTTCAACGAAATGATCAATGTTTATGGCATTATGCCAAGAGTTGAGCATTATTCATGCTTAATTGATCTTCTTGGACGTGCTGGAAGATTAAATGAAGCCTATGAGATTCTGCAAAGAAATCCTTCAATCACGGATGATGTTGGGTTGTTAAGCACATTATTTTCTGCATGTCGTTTGCACAGAAATCTTGATTTGGGGGTTAAAATTGCAAGAATGCTAATTGACAAGAATCCTGATGATCCATCAACCTATATTATCCTGTCAAATATGTATGCATCTGTTCAAAAGTGGGATGAAATGCGGATGGTGAGATCAAAAATGAAAAAGCTTGGACTGAAGAAGAATCCAGGATGCAGTTGGACGGAGATTAACCAAAAGATTCAACCCTTCTTTTCGGAAGACAATTCCCGATGGCATTTGGAATCAATTAAAAAATGTCTTTGGTATCTTACTAGTCACATGGAAGACGAGTCTATATCATTTATCCATTTTGATACTGAAACTCAGATATATTACTAG
- the LOC107620139 gene encoding uncharacterized protein LOC107620139: MMFMNKDSDPILCRTFPTFLDGASLIWFSNLPEGSISNFDELADQFVNHFAASKIYVHNSDYLSTIKQGPNESLKDYMTREEERRNRQSNSRTDQRTFRLTPNFDNDTPLNAKREDIINDILHSKLIKPPNRAGTYQDQRHVDRSKYCAFHQKYGYTTDDCVIARDVFEKLARQGLLDKYIDSRGRKRSTDELGQQSKISDNSRDKGKKVDNDINLPCRIINCISGGFTGGGCTNSARKRSYRAMMTMTKSTPSQPVNRDKPEISFTPEDYEANDQNLDDPVVITAQVGEPLVKKILMDPGSNADVLF, encoded by the exons ATGATGTTCATGAATAAGGATTCCGACCCAATCTTATGCCGTACTTTCCCAACTTTCCTAGATGGAGCCTCCCTGATTTGGTTTTCCAACCTCCCTGAAGGCTCCATTTCTAACTTCGACGAACTAGCAGACCAGTTCGTCAACCACTTCGCCGCATCCAAAATATACGTCCATAACTCCGATTACCTAAGCACCATCAAACAAGGACCAAACGAAAGCCTCAAAGACTATATGACCAG GGAGGAGGAAAGGCGGAACAGACAATCAAACAGCAGGACGGATCAAAGAACGTTCAGACTAACACCCAACTTCGACAACGACACCCCCCTCAATGCCAAAAGGGAGGACATCATAAATGACATATTGCACTCAAAACTTATCAAGCCTCCAAACAGGGCCGGTACATATCAAGACCAGCGTCACGTGGATAGGTCAAAATACTGCGCCTTCCACCAAAAGTACGGCTACACTACAGACGACTGCGTAATAGCCAGAGATGTCTTCGAAAAGCTCGCCCGCCAAGGGCTGCTGGACAAATACATTGACAGCCGAGGAAGGAAGCGAAGCACAGACGAGCTCGGCCAACAATCCAAAATATCCGACAATTCCCGAGATAAGGGGAAAAAGGTAGATAACGATATCAATCTGCCTTGCAGAATAATAAACTGTATTTCTGGCGGTTTTACAGGCGGCGGTTGCACAAACTCGGCAAGAAAGAGATCATACCGAGCTATGATGACGATGACAAAATCAACTCCATCCCAACCTGTCAACAGAGACAAACCAGAAATCTCATTCACCCCCGAAGACTATGAGGCAAATGATCAAAACCTAGACGACCCCGTCGTCATTACCGCGCAGGTCGGTGAACCATTAGTAAAGAAAATCCTCATGGACCCCGGAAGCAACGCAGACGTGCTGTTCTAG